The Myxococcota bacterium genomic sequence AGACCACCCCGTGCAGCATGGCCCACAGCGCCTGGAACATGGCCTCGCGGTTGGCGCGCACCGCGCGCGCCTCGCAGGCCGCCTCGAGCGCGCCGAACACGATCAGCCGCGCGGCCTCCGCCGAGGGCAGGAGCCGCACCGAGTCACGCGGCGCCGAGATCAGCGCGTAGTGAGTCGGGTTGCGCAGCCCGAACTCCACGTAGGCGCGCGCCAGCGCGCGCAGGTAGGCGACCGGGTCGTCGCTCTGCGGCACGCGGCGCAGCACCGCGAGCAGCCGAGCGCAGCCTTCCTCGAGCAACGTGTCGATCAGGCCCGTCTTGTCGTGGAAGTAGTGGTAGATCGTGGGCGCGCGGCAGCCCGAGCGCTCCTCCACGCGGCGGATCGTGAGCTGGTCTGCGCCGCGCTCGAACAAGAGCTCGGCGGTCGCGTCGAGGATGGCGCGCCGCGTGGACCGGGTCTTGGAGCGTTCGGCTGGCATGGTGTAACGGCGTTACACCTATCGGCCGCGGGGAACCCGAGACACAGCGTTTCGAGTGACTGAATCGCAACCGCGACAGGAACGAAAAGGCCCGCCGGTGTCGCCACCGGCGGGCCCCTTCCAGGGAACCTGGAGTCAGTTTTGAGTCAGCGGCCCTTGTTCAGCCGGCCGATGTCGATGTAGCCGCGCACCTTGCCCTTGGTCGAGAACGGAGTGCCTTCGCTGTTCCAGAACTCGATCCGGTTTCCGGTGCCCGTCTGGACGTTCACGATGATGTCCGAGACGATGCGGTTGTCGTTCGGCTTGTCGACGCCTTCCCAGCCGGGATACCAGACGCCGTTCTCGGCCTTCGGGTCCTTGTTGACCTTGCCGTCCCAGTCCTCGCTGTAGCGGTGGTTGTGCCAGATGACCTTCCACAGCTCCTTTTTGCGGTCGTAGGCGAAGCTGTACAGCGGCTCGAAGGTCTCCTTGTCGATGTAGATGTCCTTGTGGTGGTACGGGTGGTCTTCGTTCTTCGGGATGAAGCGGACGATCCACGCGTTGCGCACCTCCCAGCGGTCACTCGCGTAGGAGAAGCCGTACGGGCCGAAGTTGTAGGTATCGGTGTACGGGTAGGCGAGTGTCTTGGTGTTCATGGGCGCGATCACCGTCTTCTCGCCCAGACACTTCCACTCGTACTGGGGCGGAATGCCCGAGAAGCTGCGCAGATCGTCCATCGTGAAGTCGGTGCCCTGCACCGAGTCCGTGCGCTGGGCCGACGAGATGCGGCGCACGCGGCGCAGATCCGGGACGTACACCCAGGTGTCGTCGTTCTTCATCTGCTTCAGCGGTCCATCGGCGGACTTGTAGCGGTAGGTCAGCACGAGGATGCCGCGCGCGTCGAACGGCGCTTCGACCTCGATGCCGAACGCGGAGTTCCGCTTCTCCTGCGGGAAGATGTCGCCGTCGTTCTCGGCGTACTGCGGCTCGACGCGGTTCGCGAGCGCGATCACCTTGGCCGTGCCCTCGTAGTACAGCGGGAGCTGCTCGCCGCGGTCCCAGTAGGTGTACGACCAGCTCGA encodes the following:
- a CDS encoding TetR/AcrR family transcriptional regulator produces the protein MPAERSKTRSTRRAILDATAELLFERGADQLTIRRVEERSGCRAPTIYHYFHDKTGLIDTLLEEGCARLLAVLRRVPQSDDPVAYLRALARAYVEFGLRNPTHYALISAPRDSVRLLPSAEAARLIVFGALEAACEARAVRANREAMFQALWAMLHGVVSLCVSRPDHPWRPELLDLALDTIERGILHGEAAR
- a CDS encoding DUF1329 domain-containing protein — translated: MALALALCLSLPGSGFAQEKKAQDVLPTTPFKEGDTITFAQVDKLKDFLPTEFWDNREFFFYEGMQLEIGPTLRKYGAADAYNAMTEKNKGKAKIGQDGALEDYHGGLPFLNESIDCKGDPNAGAKIIWDFLKTWNGDGARSSWSYTYWDRGEQLPLYYEGTAKVIALANRVEPQYAENDGDIFPQEKRNSAFGIEVEAPFDARGILVLTYRYKSADGPLKQMKNDDTWVYVPDLRRVRRISSAQRTDSVQGTDFTMDDLRSFSGIPPQYEWKCLGEKTVIAPMNTKTLAYPYTDTYNFGPYGFSYASDRWEVRNAWIVRFIPKNEDHPYHHKDIYIDKETFEPLYSFAYDRKKELWKVIWHNHRYSEDWDGKVNKDPKAENGVWYPGWEGVDKPNDNRIVSDIIVNVQTGTGNRIEFWNSEGTPFSTKGKVRGYIDIGRLNKGR